In the Sinorhizobium arboris LMG 14919 genome, one interval contains:
- a CDS encoding SixA phosphatase family protein — protein sequence MQDSVAPAFRLLLLRHARSGWALPGQRDFDRALDDVGFAEAELTAQAAADQRIRPDLILCSTAVRCRQTAEPFYRALGEDIAIRYLDPLYTGPTSVYAELIEAYASRTSLMIIGHNPMIEELFHRILGDERAAAALANGYPPAGLAVIDFTARPRTGTAWAATLSKLLIPSPEEAEKP from the coding sequence ATGCAAGACAGCGTCGCCCCGGCCTTCCGCCTTCTGCTTCTTCGCCATGCCCGATCGGGTTGGGCTTTGCCGGGCCAGCGGGATTTCGATCGCGCTCTCGACGACGTCGGCTTTGCCGAGGCGGAACTCACGGCGCAAGCGGCGGCCGACCAGCGCATCAGGCCGGACCTGATCCTCTGCTCGACAGCCGTCCGCTGCCGACAGACGGCCGAGCCATTCTACCGCGCGCTCGGCGAAGACATCGCCATCCGTTACCTCGATCCGCTCTATACCGGTCCGACAAGCGTTTATGCCGAGCTTATCGAGGCGTATGCGAGCCGAACCTCGTTGATGATCATCGGCCACAATCCGATGATCGAGGAACTCTTTCACCGGATACTGGGAGACGAACGGGCCGCTGCGGCACTTGCGAACGGATATCCGCCGGCCGGATTGGCGGTGATCGATTTCACTGCCCGGCCGAGGACCGGAACCGCATGGGCCGCGACGCTGTCGAAACTGCTCATTCCCTCCCCTGAAGAAGCCGAAAAACCATGA